In a genomic window of Erigeron canadensis isolate Cc75 chromosome 5, C_canadensis_v1, whole genome shotgun sequence:
- the LOC122601564 gene encoding protein FAR1-RELATED SEQUENCE 5-like: protein MFIGDRDAQMVVDKFRNRKVCLPEFLFDYKCDNNELIGLFWADETMKCNYKEFGDVMCFDATYKTSKYCMVFVPFTGIDNHNRCVTFGAGLLKNENIESYSWLLNVFLKSHNRQPRLVLTDQDPAMFEAVKTVMNESQQRLCMWHIMKKLPLKVCSDLLNNTDLRKRLHKLVWNVFLEPDEFENRWMSLIKEFQLEDNNWLSDMFQLRQSWIPAYFNHLPMCCLMKTTSRSESSNAFFKVFSHKSNTLVQFMLCFETAMEKQRHAQGALDDHTSRTTARMISPLAIERFAANVYTRSIFFKV from the exons ATGTTCATTGGTGACAGGGATGCCCAAATGGTTGTCGATAAGTTTAGAAATAGGAAAGTATGTCTTCCTGAGTTTTTGTTCGATTACAAATGTGATAATAATGAGCTAATTGGTTTATTTTGGGCCGACGAGACAATGAAGTGTAACTACAAAGAGTTTGGTGatgtaatgtgttttgatgCGACATACAAAACCAGCAA GTACTGTATGGTGTTCGTCCCATTCACTGGTATTGACAATCACAACAGATGTGTCACATTTGGAGCAGGCTTGTTGAAGAATGAGAACATCGAGTCTTATTCGTGGCTACTCAACGTGTTTTTAAAGTCACACAACAGACAACCGAGATTGGTTTTAACAGACCAGGATCCGGCGATGTTTGAAGCTGTCAAAACAGTTATGAACGAGTCACAACAAAGGCTATGCATGTGGCATATAATGAAAAAACTCCCATTGAAG GTTTGTTCGGACTTGCTTAATAACACTGATTTACGGAAGCGTCTACACAAGCTTGTGTGGAATGTTTTCCTTGAGCCCGATGAGTTTGAGAATAGATGGATGTCATTGATTAAAGAGTTTCAGTTAGAAGATAACAACTGGTTATCAGACATGTTTCAGTTACGACAGTCATGGATTCCAGCATACTTTAACCATTTGCCTATGTGTTGTCTAATGAAAACAACGTCAAGGTCTGAGAGTTCTAATGCATTCTTTAAAGTATTCTCTCACAAAAGTAACACACTTGTTCAATTTATGTTGTGCTTTGAGACTGCTATGGAGAAGCAAAGGCACGCACAAGGTGCTCTTGATGATCATACATCGAGAACAACTGCAAGGATGATATCCCCACTAGCAATTGAGAGGTTTGCTGCTAACGTATACACCCGAAGTATATTCTTTAAAGTTTAG